The following are encoded in a window of Ricinus communis isolate WT05 ecotype wild-type chromosome 4, ASM1957865v1, whole genome shotgun sequence genomic DNA:
- the LOC8284455 gene encoding UDP-glycosyltransferase 83A1 isoform X1: MGNKSHVIVVPFPAQGHVAPLMKLAYSLADHGIKVTFINTESIHMRIMSAMPEEFAEQCPISLVSIPEGLESKPDEQDKEEAVEIAPRSTRVHLQNLIQNINQVNNDVKVTHVVADIANGWVLEVAKKLFIKPVAFVPYGLGNLAFILHAPKLIEAGIIDVDGIPIKREPICLSKEIPAWNIDELTWSIQGDSEEQKFVFRNFVKTTGEYVRISDSLIVNSFYELESSVSNLLPNILPIGPLIANARLGTFSGNLWPEDSTTLSWLDKQPARSVIYAAFGSTLVCNQQQFNELALGLEMTGQPFLWVVRSDFMKGDIAEYPDGFMERNESHGKIVKWAPQEKVLAHPSTACYFSHCGWNSTMEGVTNGVPFLCWPYCVDQFHNRDYICEAWKVGLRVMPNENGIVSRHEIKTKIEKLLSNKDIKANSLKLKEMTRKSISEGGSSFKNFISFAEQMKQ, encoded by the exons ATGGGTAATAAATCACATGTGATAGTTGTGCCCTTCCCAGCACAAGGCCATGTTGCTCCCCTCATGAAGTTGGCTTACAGCCTTGCTGACCATGGCATCAAGGTCACATTTATCAACACAGAGTCCATACACATGAGAATTATGTCTGCAATGCCAGAGGAGTTCGCGGAGCAGTGTCCAATAAGTCTAGTTTCAATTCCTGAAGGGTTGGAGTCTAAACCTGATGAACAAGATAAAGAAGAAGCAGTAGAGATTGCACCAAGGTCTACGCGGGTTCATCTGCAAAATTTGATCCAAAATATAAATCAGGTGAACAATGATGTGAAAGTAACACATGTTGTTGCTGATATAGCAAATGGGTGGGTGCTGGAAGTAGCTAAGAAATTGTTCATTAAGCCTGTTGCATTTGTACCTTATGGACTAGGAAACTTGGCATTCATATTGCACGCTCCTAAGCTTATCGAGGCTGGAATCATAGATGTTGATG GAATTCCAATTAAAAGAGAGCCGATTTGTCTATCCAAGGAAATTCCTGCCTGGAATATAGATGAACTCACTTGGAGCATCCAAGGCGATTCAGAGGAACAGAAATTCGTCTTCAGGAATTTTGTCAAAACCACAGGGGAATACGTCAGAATTTCTGATTCCCTTATTGtcaattctttttatgaaCTTGAATCATCGGTTTCTAACTTGCTTCCCAACATCTTACCCATCGGTCCATTGATTGCAAATGCTCGCTTGGGAACTTTCTCTGGAAATTTATGGCCTGAGGACTCAACTACCTTAAGCTGGCTCGATAAACAACCTGCACGCTCTGTCATTTATGCTGCATTTGGCAGCACACTTGTCTGCAACCAGCAACAATTTAATGAACTTGCACTTGGCCTTGAGATGACAGGCCAACCATTTTTGTGGGTTGTTAGATCAGATTTTATGAAAGGAGATATTGCAGAATACCCTGATGGATTCATGGAAAGAAATGAAAGTCATGGAAAGATAGTCAAATGGGCTCCTCAGGAAAAGGTGTTAGCTCATCCTTCCACTGCATGTTACTTTTCTCATTGTGGATGGAATTCAACAATGGAAGGTGTAACCAATGGGGTGCCATTTCTATGTTGGCCTTACTGTGTAGATCAATTTCATAACAGGGATTACATTTGTGAAGCTTGGAAGGTTGGCCTAAGAGTAATGCCAAATGAAAATGGGATTGTAAGTAGAcatgaaatcaaaaccaagATTGAGAAATTGCTCTCTAATAAGGATATAAAAGCCAATTCTTTGAAACTGAAAGAAATGACCAGAAAGAGCATTAGTGAAG
- the LOC8284455 gene encoding UDP-glycosyltransferase 83A1 isoform X2 produces MGNKSHVIVVPFPAQGHVAPLMKLAYSLADHGIKVTFINTESIHMRIMSAMPEEFAEQCPISLVSIPEGLESKPDEQDKEEAVEIAPRSTRVHLQNLIQNINQVNNDVKVTHVVADIANGWVLEVAKKLFIKPVAFVPYGLGNLAFILHAPKLIEAGIIDVDGIPIKREPICLSKEIPAWNIDELTWSIQGDSEEQKFVFRNFVKTTGEYVRISDSLIVNSFYELESSVSNLLPNILPIGPLIANARLGTFSGNLWPEDSTTLSWLDKQPARSVIYAAFGSTLVCNQQQFNELALGLEMTGQPFLWVVRSDFMKGDIAEYPDGFMERNESHGKIVKWAPQEKVLAHPSTACYFSHCGWNSTMEGVTNGVPFLCWPYCVDQFHNRDYICEAWKVGLRVMPNENGIVSRHEIKTKIEKLLSNKDIKANSLKLKEMTRKSISEGGSFFQEFH; encoded by the exons ATGGGTAATAAATCACATGTGATAGTTGTGCCCTTCCCAGCACAAGGCCATGTTGCTCCCCTCATGAAGTTGGCTTACAGCCTTGCTGACCATGGCATCAAGGTCACATTTATCAACACAGAGTCCATACACATGAGAATTATGTCTGCAATGCCAGAGGAGTTCGCGGAGCAGTGTCCAATAAGTCTAGTTTCAATTCCTGAAGGGTTGGAGTCTAAACCTGATGAACAAGATAAAGAAGAAGCAGTAGAGATTGCACCAAGGTCTACGCGGGTTCATCTGCAAAATTTGATCCAAAATATAAATCAGGTGAACAATGATGTGAAAGTAACACATGTTGTTGCTGATATAGCAAATGGGTGGGTGCTGGAAGTAGCTAAGAAATTGTTCATTAAGCCTGTTGCATTTGTACCTTATGGACTAGGAAACTTGGCATTCATATTGCACGCTCCTAAGCTTATCGAGGCTGGAATCATAGATGTTGATG GAATTCCAATTAAAAGAGAGCCGATTTGTCTATCCAAGGAAATTCCTGCCTGGAATATAGATGAACTCACTTGGAGCATCCAAGGCGATTCAGAGGAACAGAAATTCGTCTTCAGGAATTTTGTCAAAACCACAGGGGAATACGTCAGAATTTCTGATTCCCTTATTGtcaattctttttatgaaCTTGAATCATCGGTTTCTAACTTGCTTCCCAACATCTTACCCATCGGTCCATTGATTGCAAATGCTCGCTTGGGAACTTTCTCTGGAAATTTATGGCCTGAGGACTCAACTACCTTAAGCTGGCTCGATAAACAACCTGCACGCTCTGTCATTTATGCTGCATTTGGCAGCACACTTGTCTGCAACCAGCAACAATTTAATGAACTTGCACTTGGCCTTGAGATGACAGGCCAACCATTTTTGTGGGTTGTTAGATCAGATTTTATGAAAGGAGATATTGCAGAATACCCTGATGGATTCATGGAAAGAAATGAAAGTCATGGAAAGATAGTCAAATGGGCTCCTCAGGAAAAGGTGTTAGCTCATCCTTCCACTGCATGTTACTTTTCTCATTGTGGATGGAATTCAACAATGGAAGGTGTAACCAATGGGGTGCCATTTCTATGTTGGCCTTACTGTGTAGATCAATTTCATAACAGGGATTACATTTGTGAAGCTTGGAAGGTTGGCCTAAGAGTAATGCCAAATGAAAATGGGATTGTAAGTAGAcatgaaatcaaaaccaagATTGAGAAATTGCTCTCTAATAAGGATATAAAAGCCAATTCTTTGAAACTGAAAGAAATGACCAGAAAGAGCATTAGTGAAGGTGG